The Myxococcus virescens genomic sequence GGTGAACTTCTTCGAGCCCGCGCCCGCGCCCACGTAGCCCAGCGCCACCCCCACGCCCGCGCAGCACAGCTCGCCGGGCACCCAGATGGGGCGCTCGTCCAGGTGCTCGTCCAGCACGTAGTACTTCGTGTTCGAGATGGGCTTGCCGTACGGGATGCTGCGGCGCCGCTCATCGGCTTCGACGACCGGATGGGAGATGTTCCACAGGGACGTCTCCGTCGGGCCGCCGACGCTCATCAGCTTCACGTCGCCGAACTTCGCCCGCAGCCGTGCGGGCATGGTGACGGGGAGCCAATCTCCTCCGAGCATCACCAGACGCAGCGGGCAGGTCAGCCGGGCGTTGCTGCCTTCGAGATACGTCAGCAGCATCTCCATCATCGCCGGCACGGTGCTCCAGATGGAGACGCCATGACGGGACATCAGCTCGGCCCAGTGGGAAGGGTCCCGACGCGAGGAGGCGTCCGGCATGACCAGGGCCGCGCCCGCGCTCAGGGTGCCGAAGACGTCGTAGACGGAGAAGTCGTGGTGGAGCGCGCTGAGCGCGATGACGCGGTCATCCGGCCCGACGCCAAACTTCCGGTTCGTCCACTCCACGCCGTTGACCATCCCGGCGTGGGTGAGCATGGCCCCGTTGGGCTGGCCCGTGGAGCCGGAGGTGTAGAGGATGTGCGCCAGGTCCTCGGGCTTCTGCACGGGCGCCAGTGGCGCCTCGCTGTACTCACTGAAGGCGTCCGGCGTGACGACCAGCACCTGCACCCCTTCGGGCCAGGACTCCTGGGCGAACTTCGGCTGCGTCACCGCCAGCTCGGCCCCGCCATTCCGCATCATGTAGACGCGTCGCTCGTGCGGCAGCCCCGCGTCAATGGGCAGGTACGCCGCTCCCGAGCTGAGAACCCCCAGCGCGGCCACGACCTGCTCCCACCCCTTCTCCATGACAATCGCGACGATGCGGTTGGGCGCGGCGCCACGCTCGCGCAGCGCGTGTCCGAGCCGGCTGGAGCGCCGGGCGAGCTCGCCATAGCTCAGGCTGACGCTCGACGAGGCCAGCGCCAGGGCATCCGGGCGCGCCGCGGCGTGGCGGTAGAAGCCCGTGTGGAGCAGCTCCCCACTCCGCGGGCGCGCCGTGTCGTTGACGCGGGCCAGCAGCTCCACCTGCCGGACCGGACGGGTGTCCAGCCCCTGCTGGTCCCACGCCGCGTCGTCCTCCGCCAGGCGCCGCAGCAGCGCGCAGAAGCTGGAGAACATGTCTTCAATCATGCCGGGCGGGAACAGCTCCTCCGCCACGTCCCAGTTCAGGAAGACGCCGCCCCGCTGGTAGACAATCTGCAGGTCGATCCACACCTGGGGCGTCTGCGTCAGCGCTTCGATGAGCTCGCCGAACTCCTCCGCCAGGAAGTCGACCCAGTGCGAGTCCTTGCTCTTGGAGTGAGACGCGAAGCTCGTCATCACCACCGGCATGATGGCGCCCGCGATACGGCCCTGGGCCCTGAACAGTTCCCGCAGCAGCTCGACGCCGCTGACCTCACGGTGCTCCAGCGCCAGGAAGAGCTGGTCCCGGATGGCCAGAGCCCGCTCCGTGAACGTCCGCTCCGGCCGGTGGTCCACCTCGATCAGCGTGAAGCTGGCGAAGGTGCCGACAATCTCGTTGACCTGGGGATGAAGGGGCAGCCGGTTGAAGTGCGGGACGTTGAGCGTGAAGCGAGGGCTGCGGCTCCAGCGCGCCATGACCTCCGCGTACGCCGCCAGCAGCAGCTCCGGCTCGGTCAGCTTGCGCGCGCGGGCTCGCTGCTTGAGCGGCTGCCAGATATCTGGCCCCAACCGTTCGAACACGCGCCCGAAACGAGGGCGCCGGAGCGAACCCGGGTCCTTGTCGAGCGGGAGGTCCGGCGCGGGCGGGAGGTTCGGGAGGCGGGAGCGCCAGTACTCGAGCGAACGCGCATAACGAGCACCGCGCGCGTGCTGCACCGCCAGCGCGTAGTCCCGGAAGGACAGGTCCAGTTGGGGAAGCGCGGGCGCCCCGCCCAGGTGTTTGTAGAGGTGGACGAGTTCCCGGTAGAGAATCTGGAAGCTGTAACCATCGATGAAGGTCCCATCGATGCTCATGAAGAGGCGCGAGCGCCCCCCGTCGAGCTGGCACACGCGGAGCTCGAACAACGGCCACTGGTCGAGCGCCAGCACCTGCTGCGACAGCCGCTCGCGGATGGCCTGGAAGCGAGCCTCCGTCTCTTCCTGTTCGCGACCGCGCAGGTCCTCCACGGGCAGGACGTAGCGCGGCACGTCGGGGAGGATGCGCTGCTGGAAGCCCGGGAGCGCCACCACCCGAAGCATCTCGTGGCGGGCGATGAGCAGGTTCCAGGCGTCCTCGAAGCGGGCCAGGTCGAGCGCGTGGCAGTCAATCTCGTTGTACGCGTGCATCGCCGCGTTCATCTCGAGCTCGGCCTGCCGGCCCACGCTGTAGGCCTGCTGGATCTCCGTCATCGGGAACGGCGCGTGCCGCTCCTCGGGCCGGGGCGTGATTTGCGGCAGCGTCTCCGCCTGAGGCATGCGCTGCTCCGACAGCAGGGTCAGCAGCGCGGCCTTGTTCGCCACGAGCTGCTCGCGCAGCGCTCCCGGAATCTCGCCCGTGGGCGAATCGACCGCCAGGCGGTCCCCCTCCACCGACAGCTTGATGCCGTGCCCAGCGAGGGCCTGAAGAAGCTCATTCAATGTCATAGCAGGACCCGCTTCGAATCATTGCGCTCCGAGGAGGCAGCGCCGAGCACACTGGCCACAGCGAGCTTTTCGAGAAGCTCAGCCGTCACCTGCTCAATGGAACTTTCATCGACGAAACTCTTGAGGGGCAGGCTCACGTCGAGTTCACCCAGCACCATGTCCCGCAACTCGAGCGCCATGATGGAGTCGAACCCCAGCGCGTCGAACGAGTCCGTCGACGAGAGCTTCGCCGTCGGAATCTTGCCGACCTCGCTGATCATCTCCTTGAGACGCGCCTCCAGGACGCCGCGGCGCGCGGATCCTTCCAGCGCGAGCAACACCTCGCGCAGCTTGCGCGGCGCCTCCACGACGTCAGGTACGTCATCGGTGACGGACGCGGGCCGGAACAGCGACGAAGCCACGATGGAGGGATGGCTGGCAGTCCATCGCGCCACATCGAAGCGCGCGATGCCCCGGGTGACGCGGTTCTCCGCGAGCACCAGCGCCATGGCCGCCAGGGCTTCATCCACGGACATGGGCGACATGCCCCGCTCCGCCAGCCGGTCGCCACGCCGGGCATCCGCGACGGCCATGCCGACCTCGCCCCAGCTCCCCCAGTTGAGACTGATGGCCGGCAGGCCCCGTTCGCGACGGAAGTGCGCCAGCGCATCGAGGAACGCGTTGGATGCGGCGTAGCTGGCCTGTCCCGGCGAGCCCATCAGCGACGCCGTCGAGGAAAACAGGACGAAGTGCTCGAGGGTGGTGTCGGTGGCCAGCGCATGGAGGTTCCAGGCACCGTCGACCTTGGGGCCCATGACCGTCTCGAAGTCCTGGGGCTCCCACTGCAACAACGAGCTGTCCGCCAGCACACCCGCGCTGTGGAAGATGCCCCCCAGCGGCGCTCCGCCTCGGCGGACGGCAGCCAGCATCTCCGCCACCGACTCCGGGCGGCTCACATCGACGCGGAAGGTCTCCACCCGCGCGCCCGCCGCACGCAGCGGCGCCAGGGCCTGCCGGGCCTCGTCGGTCTCACCTTTTCTTCCACAGAGGGCAAGGTGCCGCGCGCCGCGCTCCACCAGCCAGGAGGCGAGCCGCAGTCCGATTCCGCCGAGCCCACCCGTAATCAGATACGTGCGGTCTTGCCGGGGACGAAACGCTCCCACGCCTTCCGGAATCGTCTGGGTCTGCGTGAGCGAGGGCACCCGCCGCTGCTCGCCGCGCAGCACGACCTCGTCGTCATCAGCGGCAGCAGGGACCTTGCGCGCCAGCTCCGTCACCAGCGTACCGAAGGCCGCGGGTTCGATGTCGATGCGCTTGCAGGCAAGCTCCGGGTGCTCGTAGGCGACAACCCGTCCCAGGCCCCACAGCGGCGCGCCAGCAATCGCCGTGGGTCCAGTTCCTCCGCCAGCGGCTTGCGAGCCCTGGGTGACGAGGAACAACCGAGGCAGCGTAGGCACCGACTGCCGCGCCAGGGTCTGCACGAGCGACGCCGCCGCGTGGACCTCTCGCTGAACCGATGTGTGCAGCCCTTCCAGTGATTCGGAGTGCTCCGAACCCGACAGGTAGATGACGCCTCGGGGCGCCGGGCTCTCGGACAGCCACTCCCGCAGCACCGACGCCAGCTCGGAGCCCACGATGGCCACGCGCGCCGTGCCTCCGGCGGTGGACAGGGCTTGCCGAAGCGACTCCGAGGTAGCCGGCTGCGTGCTCACGATGAGCCAGCGCCCCTCCGCGTCCACGCCCCCCTGCCCCACCGTGCGCGCATGCCACGTGAGTTCGCAGAAGAGGTCCCGGGGGGATGCGTCCCGGACGGTCTGCACGCTGCTCGGCGCTGGAGCGACCGCTCCGTCCCACCAGTAGCGCTCACGCTGCCACGGGTACGTCGGAACCACCGTCTTGCGCGCCCCCGTGCAGAGCCCCTCGAAACGAATGGAGCCTCCCGAGGAGTACCCACCCGCGATGACGCCCAGGACACCCGCCCAGGCATCCTCACCGGGCCTGCTGGCACGCAGGATGACGGCCTTGCTTCCCCGGCTTCGTGCAGCGGCCTCCAACGCCTCCCCAACGGAAGCCTCACAAGAGACCTGGATGAAAGCCGAGGCGTTCCGCGCCCCCAGGTGCGCCACGGACGACGTCAGGTCGCTCGCCGCAGCGCGCTGCCGCTCCCAGTACGCGCCCGGCACCGTGGCGCCCGCTTCGATCCAGGCGTCATCGACGGTGGAGAAGAACGGGCACTTCACAGGTTGAGGACGCACGGGCTGCGCTGGGGCCAACTGCAAGGCGAGCCGCACGGCGTCTTCCACGCTGAGTGCTCCCGCGACCACTCCCGCGGAGAGCGCTCCCACGCCGAAGCCGGAAACAGCGGCGGGGGTCAGACCGCACGCGCGCCAGAGCTCCGCCAACGCGAGCTGGAGCACGAGGAGCGCGCCCACCGGGTGTCCTTCGCCCGCCTGCGCTCCCGCCACCTGTTCGATGACGGACCCACCCGCCACCTGCCGGAGAACCGCATCCACCTTCTCCGCGTGGGCTCGGAAGACGTCCCGGCCCAGCAGCTCACGCAACAATCGGTTGGCCTCGGGCTCGGTGCCACCGAAGAGGAAGACGGGCTCACCCTCGCCTGAACCTCGAGTGACACCCGGCGCATCGCGTCCCTCCGTGACAGCGTGAAGGGCCGCTCGAAGCGCCTCGGGCGTCGGCGCCACGAGCGCCGCACGGTGCGCATGGTGTGAGCGTCCAGCGCCCGCCATGAAGCACGCATCCTGGAGCCGCGTTCCAGGACCGGCCTCCGACACGTACCGGAGCCATGATGCCGCCAGGGTGCGCAACGCGGGCTCCGAGCGCGCGGAGAGGGGCAACACATACGGCCCGGCGTCCGCGGCGGCATGGGCGGCCTCCGCGTACGCCTCGACGAGCGCGTGCGCGTTCACACCGCTCATCCCAAACGAGCTCACGGCGACGCGATGAGGGCCGTCCTTCTCCGCCAGGGCCGTGCGCGCTCGAGGCACCGCGAGCCCTGAGCCCTCCCACGTGAACTCCGGGGTCGGGTGCTCGAAGTTGATGGAGGGAGGCACCTCGCCCGCCTGGAGCACCAGGACGGCCTTGATGAGTCCCGCGATGCCGGCCGCGGCTTCCGTGTGACCGATGTTCGGCTTGACGGAGCCAATCCACAGCGGGCGCTCCGACGTCCGCGATGCGCCGTAGACGCGCGACACGCCGTCCAGCTCAATAGGATCTCCCAGCCGCGTTCCCGTCCCGTGCGCTTCCAGGTAGTCCACCTGGCCGGGCTCGATGCCCGCGCGCTGCAACACGCGCCGGTACAGCGCTTCCTGCGCCCCGACGTTCGGCACCGTGAGACCACCGCTCGCGCCGTCGTGGTTCATGCCCGTGCCGCGCAAGGTCGCGAGGATGCGGTCGCCATCCCGGACGGCGTCCCGCAGCCGCTTCAGGACGACCACGCCACAGCCTTCCCCCTGCACCATGCCGTCCGCGTCCCGGTCGAACGTGCGGCAATGGCCGCTGGGGGAGAGAGCTCCCGCCTTGGACAGGAACACGCTGAGCTGCGGCGCCAGGATGAGCTTCACGCCTCCGGCGATGGCGAGCGTCGACTCCTCCGTCCGCAGGCTCTGACACGCCAGGTGCACGGCGGACAAAGAGGACGAGCACGCGGTGTCCACCGCCATGCTCGGCCCTTCGAGCCCGAGGAGGTACGACAGCCGGCCCGGGACATAGCTGGCGTCCACACCCGTGGAGTAGTGGGCGCTCACCTTCTCCAGCCCGCCCCCCGTGACGAACGCGTAGTCCTTCGCGTGGACGCCCGCGAAGACACCGGTCCGCGTCCCCTTGAGCTGGTGCGGGGGAATGCCAGCGTCCTCCAGGGCCTCCCAGCTCACCTCCAGGAAGAAGCGCTGCTGCGGGTCCATGCCCTCGGCTTCACGCCGGGAGATGTGGAAGAACTCCGCGTCGAACCGGTCCACCTCGTCGACGAAGCCGGCGCGGCGCATGGACAACTTCCCGGGCCTGGAGGGGTCCGGGTCATAGAGCCCCTGGAGCGCCTGTCGGTCGCTGGGAATCGCCGTCAGCGCCTCTTGTGCCCCCCACAGCAGGTCACGGAACTTCGCGGGGCTGGTGGCGCCCCCTGGAAAGCGGCAGGCCATGCCGATGATGGCAATCGGCTCCCGCTCACCATTCGAGGCCGTGGCCAGCTTCTTCTGCAGCTTCTCGATGGTCAGCAACGCCTGCTGGAGTGGCGACAACTCCGCCATGAATCCGTCCTTGCGGTTCATCACGCGACCTCGAGGCTGAGTTCCGCCAGCGTCCGGGCGATCTGCTCGCGCGCTTCGTCCTCGGACAGCCCGGCAATGCGCTCCATCAGGCCCTGCTCCTCCTGCTCGGGCGTGCTCACGTCGCCCGGGTTCGACGGCAGGCGGCCACGCCGCGCCTCCAGCAGGGACAGCAGCCGCTTCGCCAGCGACTCCAGCCGGGGCAGCTCGAAGAAGAGCGTCGTCGACAGCGGGAGCTCGAGCGCCCGCGAGATGCGCTCCTTCAACAACGTGGCCCCAATGGAGTTCAGGCCCAGTTCGAAAAAGGTCCGCCCCTGCACATCGAGCGTCGCGGGCTCGACCTCCAGCACGTCCGCGAGGTGCCCACGCAGGAACGCCCGCATCTGGGCCTCGCCATGCACATCGGGAACGCGGGAAGCATCCCCGGCGGCCACCGCGGCGGCCTGAAGCAGGGTGGCGGCATCCGGCCGCGCGTCCTTGGGTGACCGGCAGACTTCATCAGGTGAAAGCCACTCGGGCCACAGGCGCTGACGCTGGAAGGGGTAGACCGGCAGGCTCACGCAGCGCCCTGCACGCACCGGGAACACCTCGGGCGGCACCACCCCATCCGCGACGAAGACACGCCCGGCCTCCACCTGCTCCAGCGGCATGCCCTCCTGAACCAGGAGCGTCGTCGCACTCGGCGTCGCAAGCGAATCGAGGAGCGCCACGAGCCCCGCCCGGTCGCCCGCAATCACCACGGCACGGTGCCGGTGGTGCTGACGCTTGAGCGCCGCCGTGAAGCAGACGTCCTCCAGCGTCGCCACCGAGTCCGGCGTCGCGGCGAGGAAGTCCCGAAGCTGGAGCGCCCGCTGACGGAGCGCGTCCTGAGAGAGCGCCGAGAGCGCCAGGAAATGGACTGGCGCTGGCGTCCGCTCCAGCACCGCGGCCGGAGCCGCCTCCAGCACCACGAAGCCGTTGGCCCCCCCCAGGGACGTGGACACGATGCCCGCTCGCAGAGGCACGCCCGGCTCCCGCGCGG encodes the following:
- a CDS encoding SDR family NAD(P)-dependent oxidoreductase yields the protein MNRKDGFMAELSPLQQALLTIEKLQKKLATASNGEREPIAIIGMACRFPGGATSPAKFRDLLWGAQEALTAIPSDRQALQGLYDPDPSRPGKLSMRRAGFVDEVDRFDAEFFHISRREAEGMDPQQRFFLEVSWEALEDAGIPPHQLKGTRTGVFAGVHAKDYAFVTGGGLEKVSAHYSTGVDASYVPGRLSYLLGLEGPSMAVDTACSSSLSAVHLACQSLRTEESTLAIAGGVKLILAPQLSVFLSKAGALSPSGHCRTFDRDADGMVQGEGCGVVVLKRLRDAVRDGDRILATLRGTGMNHDGASGGLTVPNVGAQEALYRRVLQRAGIEPGQVDYLEAHGTGTRLGDPIELDGVSRVYGASRTSERPLWIGSVKPNIGHTEAAAGIAGLIKAVLVLQAGEVPPSINFEHPTPEFTWEGSGLAVPRARTALAEKDGPHRVAVSSFGMSGVNAHALVEAYAEAAHAAADAGPYVLPLSARSEPALRTLAASWLRYVSEAGPGTRLQDACFMAGAGRSHHAHRAALVAPTPEALRAALHAVTEGRDAPGVTRGSGEGEPVFLFGGTEPEANRLLRELLGRDVFRAHAEKVDAVLRQVAGGSVIEQVAGAQAGEGHPVGALLVLQLALAELWRACGLTPAAVSGFGVGALSAGVVAGALSVEDAVRLALQLAPAQPVRPQPVKCPFFSTVDDAWIEAGATVPGAYWERQRAAASDLTSSVAHLGARNASAFIQVSCEASVGEALEAAARSRGSKAVILRASRPGEDAWAGVLGVIAGGYSSGGSIRFEGLCTGARKTVVPTYPWQRERYWWDGAVAPAPSSVQTVRDASPRDLFCELTWHARTVGQGGVDAEGRWLIVSTQPATSESLRQALSTAGGTARVAIVGSELASVLREWLSESPAPRGVIYLSGSEHSESLEGLHTSVQREVHAAASLVQTLARQSVPTLPRLFLVTQGSQAAGGGTGPTAIAGAPLWGLGRVVAYEHPELACKRIDIEPAAFGTLVTELARKVPAAADDDEVVLRGEQRRVPSLTQTQTIPEGVGAFRPRQDRTYLITGGLGGIGLRLASWLVERGARHLALCGRKGETDEARQALAPLRAAGARVETFRVDVSRPESVAEMLAAVRRGGAPLGGIFHSAGVLADSSLLQWEPQDFETVMGPKVDGAWNLHALATDTTLEHFVLFSSTASLMGSPGQASYAASNAFLDALAHFRRERGLPAISLNWGSWGEVGMAVADARRGDRLAERGMSPMSVDEALAAMALVLAENRVTRGIARFDVARWTASHPSIVASSLFRPASVTDDVPDVVEAPRKLREVLLALEGSARRGVLEARLKEMISEVGKIPTAKLSSTDSFDALGFDSIMALELRDMVLGELDVSLPLKSFVDESSIEQVTAELLEKLAVASVLGAASSERNDSKRVLL